A region of Daphnia carinata strain CSIRO-1 chromosome 10, CSIRO_AGI_Dcar_HiC_V3, whole genome shotgun sequence DNA encodes the following proteins:
- the LOC130703381 gene encoding compound eye opsin BCRH2-like — MALFSNVTAMAQQQPYNPWSLPDSFTIYNFAPEDIRGFLHPHWHNQKSPHPMLYYFFGLLYLVIGTVAIGGNWMVLRILGSFPSLRTPANMLVMNLAVSDFLLMISLIPECVYNFFTGGPWQFGDLGCQIHAFCGALCGYSQITTLVFISYDRYNVIVKGFNGAPLTFSKAIMFITFGWVWSFGWSVCPLVGWGYYAMDGMLGTCSFDGLTTDMSNKTHILATTIFLFVLPIIVIVGCYFYIVKAVFHHEDELRQQAKKMNVASLRSNADQQAVSAEIRIAKVAIINVSLWVMAWSPFAIVCMLGTWGDASRITPLVCELPVILAKTSCAYNPIIYALSHPKYRECLKELYPWLCIVTDAKKSSKRGGDDQSTGSTKTEASATTQA; from the exons ATCCCTGGTCTCTTCCGGACAGCTTCACCATCTATAACTTCGCCCCCGAAGACATTCGCGGCTTCCTTCATCCTCACTGGCACAACCAGAAGTCACCGCATCCTATGCTGTACTACTTCTTTGGACTTCTGTACTTGGTTATCG GTACCGTTGCCATTGGTGGTAATTGGATGGTGTTGAGAATCTTGGGAAGCTTCCCGTCACTGCGGACGCCAGCAAACATGCTCGTGATGAACTTGGCCGTCTCGGACTTTTTGCTGATGATATCACTTATCCCAGAGTGTGTCTACAACTTTTTTACGGGAGGCCCTTGGCAATTCGGCGATCTCGGCTGCCAGATTCACGCATTCTGCG GTGCCTTGTGTGGTTACAGTCAGATTACGACTTTGGTGTTCATCTCATACGATCG TTACAACGTCATCGTTAAAGGATTCAATGGAGCTCCTTTGACTTTCTCTAAGGCAATCATGTTTATCACTTTCGGTTGGGTCTGGTCATTTGGTTGGTCTGTTTGCCCGCTCGTCGGCTGGGGGTATTACGCCATGGACGGAATGTTGGGAAC GTGTTCTTTCGATGGACTCACCACCGACATGAGCAACAAGACCCACATTCTCGCCACTACCATCTTCCTTTTCGTCTTACCTATCATTGTTATCGTCGGCTGCTACTTCTACATCGTCAAAGCCGTGTTCCATCACGAGGACGAACTACGTCAACAAGCCAAAAAGATGAACGTCGCTTCACTGAGAAGCAATGCCGACCAGCAGGCCGTTTCGGCCGAAATTCGCATTGCTAAAGTGGCCATCATCAATGTTTCTTTATGGGTTATGGCCTGGAGTCCATTTGCCATCGTTTGCATGCTGGGCACTTGGGGAGACGCGTCCAGGATCACTCCTCTGGTCTGCGAATTGCCCGTCATTCTGGCCAAGACTTCGTGTGCTTACAATCCCATCATCTACGCTCTTTCACATCCCAAATATCGCGAG TGCTTGAAGGAGCTTTACCCGTGGCTATGTATTGTCACCGATGCGAAGAAATCCAGCAAACGTGGTGGTGACGACCAATCGACCGGTTCGACCAAAACAGAAGCTTCCGCAACGACGCAAGCTTAA